One stretch of Ursus arctos isolate Adak ecotype North America unplaced genomic scaffold, UrsArc2.0 scaffold_37, whole genome shotgun sequence DNA includes these proteins:
- the TEP1 gene encoding telomerase protein component 1 isoform X2, whose translation MEKLHGHASSHLDILSVENRCLATLPNLQPMEKPHGHVSAHPDILSLENQCLATLSNLQPMEKPLGHVSAHPDILSLENRCLATLPDLKTMEKPLGHVSAHPDILSLENRCLATLPVLKSTVSASPLLRCLQRAPLVQADLLSPPSEPPTWRAQCLSEGLGCLSCPTALKSVSAKERAPETALGRCSSSEEKMPEEKEWVEVQMPFYNLSLGEEEKVEEPVLKLTAGDSDSHPGPTDQALKDKKMVLISLLCSTLTSKGNIEDAADRTSGTLFEVCSELAPLEPEFILKASLYARQQLNIRTVANKVLAIAAFLPVCRPHLRRYFCAIVQLPSDWLQVAEFYEKLAGGEEGKLVPLPACLRGAMTDKFAQFDEYQLAKYSPRKHRAKRRPHPPPRPPKTGRPFSETQKYLPRYLRPLKDEQKKFEETYNAVPERKQQPRFTLKKLVRRLHIREPAQHVQALLGYRYPSNLQMFSRSRLPGPWDSSRAGKRMKLPRPETWERELSLRGNKASVWEELIDNGKLPFMAMLRNLCNLLRVGISARHHELVLQRLQHENSVIHSRQFPFRFLNAHDSINDLEARLKSKALPPPSNTKLIRSIMTRNAKKDKNWTYRRYPHPPSRRQLRTTMMIPVIYEQLKWEKLKIQKARRGKYDGEMMARYRQALETAVNISGKHNLPPLPGRTVLVYLTDAGTDELCRKSNLQGRPINYVLLLIGMMIARAEQVDLLLCGRGTMRTAVFKAEEGILKTASILQAQVQDLDEEGEWSVNTFGKYLLSLAAQRVPVDRVILFGNSMYNRLVNEAKQLFWQHVNSKCLFVALPLERTCNTLPDSNPNNVTLSGYTDGILKFIAERGASRLLEHVGQMDKIFKVPPPPGKTGDLSLRPLEENTLGPLAPISQPRWRSLRLFISSTFRDMHGERDLLLRSVLPALQARAAPHYISLHAIDLRWGVTEEETRRNRQLEVCLGEVENAQLFVGILGSRYGHVPPNYNLPDHPHFRWAQQYPAGRSVTEMEVMQFLDRGLRLQPSAQALLYFRDSSFLSSVPDAWKSDFTSESEEAAHRISELKSFLSRQQGITCRRYSCEWGCVAAGRPYAGGLEAFGQLVLQDVWNMIQKLYLQPGAQLEQPASIADDDLVQATFQQLQNPPSPARPHLLRDTVKQLMLHRERLSLVTGQSGQGKTAFLASLVSALRAPDGAKVAPFVFFHFSGARPDQGLALTLLRRLCAYLHSQLQKPSALPTTYRGLVWELQQRLLPEYAQSLRSGQTLVLIIDGADRLVDQHGQPVSDWIPKTLPPRVHLVLSVSTDAGLGDTLEQSQGAHVVALGPLEPSARARLVREELALYGKRLEESPFNNQMRLLLVKRGSSLPLYLRLVTEHLRLYTLYEQVSERLRTLPATVPLLLQHILGTLEKEHGPDVLPQALATLEATRSGLTVDQLHAVLSAWRILPRGANSWEEAVAAGNSGESYPMGPFACLVQSLRSLLGEGPLERAGARLCLPAGPLRTAARCRYGKRLGLEKTAHILIAAQLWKTCDPEASGTFRSCLPEALADLPYHLLQSGNRGHLAKFLTNLHVVAAHLELGLVSRLLEAHALYASSVPEDEQSLPEADTAVFHTFLRQQAPVLSQYPLLLPQQAANQPLDSPLCRQAPQLSQRWRLQHMLRWLNKPHTVEGQQSSSLSLAVSSSPTAVALSPSGQRAAVGTASGMVYLLDLRTWQEKSLVSGCDGVSSCSFLSDNALFLTAFDGLLELWDLQQGCRVLQTSAHQYQITGCCLSPDRRLLATVCLGGCVKLWDTVRGQLAFQHAGPRPLNCVAFHPEGQMVAVGSWAGSFSLFHVDGLKVAKDLGAPGASVRSVAFSVPGRVVAVGRLDGMVELWSWHEGARLAAFPAHHGIVATALFLRAGRQLLTAGEDGKVQVWSGSLGRPRGCLGSLSLSPALSVALSPDGDRVAVGYRADGIRTYKIAPGSQGAQCQALDVAVSALVWLSPKVLVSGAEDGSLQGWALKESSLQSLWLLSRYQKPVLGLATSSELLASASEDFTVRLWPRQPLTLAQTAEDFPCGTELREHKGPVSCCCFSTDGGRLATGGRDRNLFCWDVRMPKAPVLICSFSACHRDWVTGCAWTKDNLLVSCSTDGSVGLWDPERQRQLGQFLGHQSAVSAVVAVEEHVVSVGRDGTLKVWDHQGVELTSIPAHSGPISHCAAALEPRAAGQPGSELLVVTVGLDGATRLWQPLLVFQTHTFLGHSGPISAAAVSETSGLLLTTSEDGSVRLWQVPEEADDTYMPRSPAAITAVAWAPDGSMAASGNRTGELTLWHKAKAVATAQAAGHISALLWYSARTLIVLSNNEKVSEWQVELQEGSTPRNFSCSLHLTRVLQEDLGFLTGVALAPDGHSLILANAGLQLQRVKPGEAPSVIWSSNYSECAMLLSAHQDYGVFVLQPTEPGGLFSLRQKEAGEFEESLEFKPDLENPTGTFVLVTQAKPESESSFLCASSDGMLWKLAKRTPEGEWETGDIWQKTEMPETPTPETASSVNDSSAYSWSPPPQLSTQQRRKIHSGCVTALHVLPGLLVTASKDRDVKLWERPSMQLLGLFQCEAAVSCLEPWLGPDSTLQLAVGDTLGNVYFLSWE comes from the exons ATGGAGAAACTCCACGGACATGCATCTTCCCACCTGGACATTCTCTCCGTAGAGAACCGGTGCCTGGCCACACTGCCCAACCTGCAGCCCATGGAGAAACCACATGGGCATGTGTCTGCCCACCCAGACATCCTCTCTTTAGAAAACCAGTGCCTGGCCACACTCTCCAACCTGCAGCCCATGGAGAAACCACTTGGGCATGTGTCTGCCCACCCAGACATCCTCTCTTTAGAAAACCGGTGCCTGGCCACACTTCCTGACCTGAAGACCATGGAGAAACCACTTGGGCATGTGTCTGCCCACCCAGACATCCTCTCTTTAGAAAACCGGTGCCTGGCCACACTCCCTGTTCTAAAAAGTACTGTGTCTGCCAGCCCCTTGCTCCGCTGTCTCCAGAGAGCTCCCCTGGTGCAAGCTGATCTGCTTAGCCCACCTTCCGAGCCTCCAACCTGGAGGGCCCAGTGCCTCTCGGAGGGGCTAGGCTGTCTGAGCTGCCCCACGGCCTTGAAGTCCGTCTCTGCCAAAGAGAGAGCTCCTGAAACAGCTTTG GGTCGTTGTTCCTCTTCAGAAGAGAAAATGCCAGAAGAGAAGGAATGGGTAGAGGTTCAAATGCCTTTTTATAATCTAAGcttgggagaggaggagaaggtggaggagCCTGTCCTGAAGCTCACTGCTGGGGACTCTGACTCTCATCCTGGGCCCACTGACCAGGCCCTTAAGGACAAGAAG ATGGTTCTCATAAGCTTGCTGTGCTCCACTCTGACGTCAAAGGGAAACATAGAAGATGCAGCTGACCGGACCTCGGGTACTCTCTTTGAAGTCTGTAGTGAACTTGCCCCCTTGGAGCCTGAATTCATCCTTAAG GCATCTCTGTACGCCAGGCAGCAGCTGAACATCCGGACTGTGGCCAACAAAGTGTTGGCCATTGCTGCCTTTTTGCCGGTCTGCCGCCCCCACCTGCGACGCTATTTCTGTGCCATTGTCCAGCTGCCATCTGATTGGCTCCAGGTAGCCGAGTTCTACGAG AAActggctggaggagaggagggcaaGCTGgtgcccctgcctgcctgcctgcgtggTGCTATGACCGACAAATTTGCCCAGTTTGATGAGTACCAGCTGGCTAAGTACAGCCCTCGGAAGCACCGGGCCAAGAGAcgcccccacccgcctccccgcCCTCCA AAGACAGGGCGCCCATTTTCTGAGACACAAAAATATTTGCCGAGGTACCTTAGGCCTCTTAAAGATGAACAGAAGAAG TTTGAGGAGACCTACAACGCGGTGCCGGAGCGAAAGCAGCAGCCGAGGTTCACTCTCAAGAAGTTAGTTCGGCGACTGCACATCCGGGAGCCTGCTCAGCACGTCCAAGCCCTGCTGGGCTACAG ATATCCTTCCAACCTACAAATGTTTTCTCGAAGTCGCCTCCCTGGGCCGTGGGATTCTAGCAGAGCTGGGAAGCGGATGAAGCTCCCTCGGCCAGAGACCTGGGAGCGGGAGCTGAGCCTGCGGGGGAACAAGGCTTCTGTCTGGGAGGAACTcattg ACAACGGGAAGCTGCCCTTCATGGCCATGCTGCGGAATCTGTGCAACCTGCTGCGGGTGGGGATCAGCGCCCGCCACCACGAGCTTGTGCTGCAGAGACTCCAGCATGAG AATTCGGTGATCCACAGTCGGCAGTTCCCTTTCAGGTTCCTTAACGCCCATGATTCCATCAATGACTTGGAGGCCCGACTCAAAAGTAAAG CATTGCCACCCCCTTCCAATACAAAACTGATACGTTCGATAATGACTAGAAACGCAAAAAAGGACAAGAATTGGACCTATCGAAGGTATCCTCACCCCCCAAGTCGTCGGCAACTTCGGACAACAATGATGATACCGGTGATATATGAGCAGCTCAAGTGGGAAAAGCTGAAAATACAAAAGGccag ACGGGGGAAATATGATGGTGAGATGATGGCTCGGTACCGGCAGGCGCTGGAGACAGCTGTGAACATCTCCGGGAAGCACAACCTTCCCCCGCTGCCAGGCCGCACTGTCTTGGTATATCTGACGGACGCGGGGACAGACGAGCTCTGTCGGAAGAGCAACCTACAAggg CGCCCCATAAACTATGTGCTGCTGCTGATTGGGATGATGATTGCCCGAGCGGAGCAGGTGGACCTCCTACTGTGTGGACGAGGCACTATGAGGACCGCTGTGTTTAAGGCAGAAGAAGGTATCCTGAAGACGGCCAGCATACTCCAGGCCCAGGTCCAG GATTTGGACGAAGAAGGTGAATGGTCCGTGAACACTTTTGGGAAGTATCTGCTGTCTCTGGCTGCCCAAAGAGTCCCT GTGGACAGGGTCATCCTCTTTGGCAACAGTATGTATAACAGACTGGTAAATGAGGCCAAACAGCTTTTCTGGCAGCATGTGAATTCCAAGTGCCTCTTTGTTGCTCTCCCCCTAGAAAGGACATGTAACAC ATTACCAGATTCGAATCCCAATAACGTGACACTCTCAGGCTACACTGACGGGATACTGAA GTTCATTGCAGAGCGTGGGGCCTCCCGTCTTCTGGAACATGTGGGCCAAATGGACAAAATATTCAAGGTTCCGCCACCCCCAGGAAAGACAGGGGACCTGTCTCTCAGGCCACTGGAAGAGAACACTCTAGGCCCCTTGGCTCCGATTTCCCAGCCTCG ATGGCGCAGCCTCCGGCTTTTCATTTCGTCCACTTTCCGGGACATGCACGGGGAGCGGGACCTGCTCCTGAGGTCCGTGCTGCCGGCACTGCAGGCCCGAGCAGCCCCCCACTACATCAGCCTTCATGCCATCGACCTGCGCTGGGGCGTCACTGAGGAGGAGACCCGCAGGAACAG ACAACTGGAAGTGTGCCTGGGGGAGGTGGAGAACGCGCAGCTATTTGTGGGGATTCTGGGCTCCCGCTATGGACACGTTCCCCCCAACTACAACCTCCCTGACCATCCTCACTTCCGCTGG GCCCAGCAGTACCCTGCAGGCCGCTCTGTGACAGAGATGGAGGTGATGCAGTTCCTGGACCGGGGCCTGCGCCTGCAGCCCTCTGCCCAGGCTCTCCTCTACTTCCGGGATTCCAGCTTCCTCAG CTCTGTGCCGGATGCATGGAAATCTGACTTTACTTCTGAGTCTGAAGAGGCTGCACATCGGATCTCAGAACTGAAGAGCTTCCTGAGCAGACAGCAAGGGATTACCTGTCGCag ATACTCCTGTGAGTGGGGGTGTGTGGCAGCTGGCCGGCCCTATGCTGGGGGGCTGGAGGCGTTTGGGCAGTTGGTTCTGCAGGATGTGTGGAATATGATCCAGAAGCTTTACCTACAG CCTGGGGCCCAGCTGGAACAGCCAGCGTCCATCGCAGATGATGACTTGGTCCAGGCCACCTTCCAGCAGCTGCAGAACCCACCGAGTCCTGCCCGACCGCACCTTCTTCGGGACACAGTGAAGCAGCTAATGCTGCACCGAGAGAGGCTGAGCCTGGTGACTGGGCAGTCAGGACAGGGCAAGACCGCCTTCCTG GCGTCTCTTGTGTCAGCTCTGCGGGCTCCCGATGGGGCCAAGGTGGCCCCCTTCGTCTTCTTCCACTTTTCAGGGGCCCGCCCAGACCAGGGTCTTGCCCTCACCCTGCTCAGACGCCTTTGTGCCTATCTGCATAGCCAACTGCAGAAGCCgagtgccctccccaccacctacCG GGGCCTGGTATGGGAGCTCCAGCAGAGGCTGCTGCCCGAGTATGCCCAGTCCCTGAGAAGCGGCCAGACCCTGGTTCTAATCATCGACGGGGCTGACAGGTTGGTGGATCAGCATGGGCAGCCCGTCTCAGACTGGATCCCAAAGACCCTTCCCCCG CGGGTGCACCTGGTACTGAGCGTGTCTACTGATGCGGGCCTGGGGGACACCCTTGAGCAGAGCCAAGGTGCCCATGTGGTGGCCCTGGGGCCTCTGGAACCATCTGCCCGGGCCCGGCTGGTGAGAGAAGAGCTGGCTCTGTACGGGAAGCGGCTGGAGGAGTCGCCTTTTAACAACCAG ATGCGGCTGCTGCTGGTGAAGCGGGGGTCCTCCCTGCCACTCTACCTGCGCTTGGTCACCGAGCACCTGAGGCTCTACACGCTCTATGAGCAG GTGTCTGAGAGACTCCGGACCCTGCCCGCCACGGTCCCCCTGCTGCTGCAGCACATCCTGGGCACCCTGGAGAAGGAGCATGGCCCCGATGTCCTTCCCCAAGCCTTGGCCACCCTTGAGGCCACACGTAGTG GTCTGACTGTGGACCAGCTGCATGCAGTGCTGAGTGCGTGGCGGATACTTCCCAGGGGGGCCAACAGTTGGGAAGAAGCAGTGGCTGCTGGCAACAGTGGGGAGTCCTACCCCATGGGCCCATTCGCCTGCCTCGTCCAGAGTCTGCGCAG TCTGCTGGGGGAGGGCCCCCTGGAGCGTGCTGGTGCCCGGCTCTGCCTCCCTGCCGGGCCCCTGAGGACAGCAGCTCGATGTCGATATGGGAagaggctggggctggagaaGACGGCACACATCCTCATCGCAG CTCAGCTCTGGAAGACTTGTGACCCTGAGGCCTCAGGCACCTTCCGAAGTTGCCTTCCTGAGGCTCTGGCAGATCTGCCTTACCACCTG CTCCAGAGTGGGAACCGTGGCCATCTTGCAAAATTCCTCACCAATCTCCATGTGGTGGCTGCACACCTGGAACTGGGTCTGGTCTCTCGGCTCCTGGAGGCCCACGCCCTCTACG CTTCCTCAGTCCCTGAAGATGAACAAAGTCTTCCTGAAGCTGACACGGCTGTGTTTCACACGTTCCTGAGGCAGCAGGCTCCAGTCCTCAGCCAGtaccccctgctcctgccccagcagGCAGCCAACCAGCCGCTGGACTCGCCTCTTTGCCGCCAGGCCCCACAGCTTTCCCAGCGATGGCGCCTCCAGCACATGCTACGATGGCTTAATAAACCCCACACCGTGGAGGGCCAGCAAAG CTCCAGCCTGTCTCTGGCAGTTTCCTCATCCCCCACAGCAGTGGCTCTGTCCCCCAGTGGGCAAAGAGCGGCTGTGGGCACTGCCAGTGGGATGGTTTACCTGTTGGACCTGAGAACCTGGCAG GAGAAGTCCTTGGTGAGCGGCTGCGACGGGGTCTCCTCCTGCTCATTCCTCTCGGACAATGCCCTCTTTCTTACTGCCTTTGATGGGCTTCTGGAGCTCTGGGACCTGCAGCAAGGTTGTCG GGTGCTCCAGACCAGTGCTCACCAGTATCAAATCACCGGCTGCTGCCTAAGCCCGGACCGCCGGCTGCTGGCCACCGTGTGCCTGGGGGGATGCGTAAAG ctATGGGACACAGTCCGTGGGCAGCTGGCCTTCCAGCACGCGGGACCCAGGCCCCTGAACTGCGTTGCTTTCCACCCAGAGGGGCAGATGGTAGCGGTAGGCAGCTGGGCTGGCAGTTTCAGCCTCTTCCATGTGGACGGGCTCAAAGTTGCCAAG GACCTGGGAGCCCCGGGAGCTTCTGTCCGTAGCGTGGCGTTCAGTGTTCCTGGGCGCGTTGTGGCTGTGGGTCGGCTGGATGGCATGGTGGAACTGTGGTCCTGGCATGAGGGGGCACGGCTGgctgccttccctgcccaccaTGGCATTGTGGCCACTGCCCTTTTCCTGCGTGCTGGGCGCCAGTTACTGACAGCTGGAGAGGATGGCAAG GTTCAGGTGTGGTCCGGATCTCTGGGTAGGCCCCGGGGGTGCCTaggttccctttctctctctcctgccctctctgtgGCTCTCAGCCCAGATGGTGATCGGGTGGCCGTTGGGTACCGAGCAGACGGCATCAGGACCTACAAAATTGCTCCAG GTTCCCAGGGGGCTCAATGTCAAGCCCTAGATGTGGCAGTGTCTGCACTGGTCTGGCTAAGCCCCAAGGTGTTGGTGAGCGGTGCCGAAGACGGGTCCCTGCAAGGCTGGGCTCTCAAGGAGAGTTCCCTTCAGTCCCTCTGGCTCTTATCCAGATACCAGAAGCCCGTGTTGGGACTGGCCACCTCCAGTGAACTCTTGGCTTCTGCCTCAG AAGATTTCACAGTGCGGCTCTGGCCAAGGCAGCCGCTGACCCTGGCACAGACAGCAGAAGACTTTCCCTGTGGCACCGAGCTCCGGGAACATAAGGGTCCCGTGAGCTGCTGTTGCTTCAGCACTGATGGAGGCAGGCTGGCCACCGGGGGCAGGGACCGG AATCTCTTCTGCTGGGATGTGCGGATGCCCAAAGCCCCTGTTCTGATTTGCTCCTTCTCTGCCTGTCACCGTGACTGGGTCACCGGCTGTGCCTGGACCAAAGACAACCTACTG GTCTCCTGCTCCACCGATGGCTCTGTGGGGCTGTGGGACCCAGAACGGCAACGGCAGCTTGGCCAGTTCCTCGGTCATCAGAGTGCCGTGAGCGCCGTAGTGGCCGTG gaggAACACGTGGTGTCTGTGGGCCGAGATGGGACCTTGAAAGTGTGGGACCACCAGGGCGTGGAGCTGACGAGCATCCCTGCTCACTCGGGACCTATCAGCCACTGTGCAGCTGCCCTGGAGCCCCGGGCAG CTGGACAGCCTGGGTCAGAGCTTCTAGTGGTGACTGTTGGACTGGATGGGGCCACACGGTTGTGGCAGCCACTCTTG GTGTTTCAAACACACACCTTCCTGGGACACAGTGGCCCAATCAGTGCGGCTGCAGTTTCAGAGACCTCAGGCCTCCTGCTGACCACCTCAGAGGATGGCTCCGTGCGGCTCTGGCAGGTACCTGAGGAAGCAG atGACACATATATGCCCAGGAGTCCTGCAGCCATCACTGCTGTGGCCTGGGCCCCAGATGGTTCTATGGCAGCATCTGGGAATCGAACTGGGGAACTAACCTTGTGGCACAAAGCTAAGGCTGTGGCCACAGCACAG GCTGCAGGCCACATCAGTGCTCTGCTATGGTACTCGGCACGCACCTTGATTGTTCTCAGCAACAATGAAAAGGTCAGCGAGTGGCAAGTGGAACTGCAGGAGGGTTCGACACCCAGAAATTTCAG